The Nitrospirota bacterium genome includes a window with the following:
- a CDS encoding S41 family peptidase, whose product MEQYPRKRFWMVGPTVVVALVLGVMLGKGWERTGHATETYEELKTFSEVLTQVQKNYVDETKVKDLVQGAIRGMLSTLDPHSAYMTPDMYKEMQVETKGEFGGVGIQIGVKENRLAVIAPIEGTPAYRAGIKAGDFITKVNDETTKDLTLMDAVQKMRGPKGSKVNLTIQREGTSDPLQFTLVRDTIKIESVKSKVLDNIGYVRLTQFQESTGRDLGKVLKQFKDLKLQATILDLRNNPGGLLTASVEVSEQFLPGGKLVVYTKGRESKKDEWIAKGKDQMDDSPMIILINEGSASASEIVAGALQDYGRAVIVGTTSFGKGSVQTILPLGDGSGLRLTTAKYYTPKGRSIQSTGITPDIVVKAQPPVTVAKAGEVAPGEKDGEPKQAKSVVAPGKEQPAAAKGQDASQSKGGVLPQLAPVDAVGDPLLEQDVQLQKAVEMLKTWKIFKELPRAS is encoded by the coding sequence ATGGAACAGTATCCCCGGAAACGATTCTGGATGGTTGGGCCGACAGTGGTGGTGGCTTTGGTCTTGGGCGTGATGCTCGGCAAAGGCTGGGAGCGGACCGGACATGCCACGGAAACCTATGAAGAGCTGAAAACATTTTCCGAGGTGCTGACCCAGGTTCAAAAGAACTATGTCGATGAAACGAAGGTGAAGGACCTCGTCCAGGGAGCCATCCGAGGGATGCTCTCCACCCTCGATCCCCATTCTGCCTACATGACGCCGGACATGTATAAGGAAATGCAGGTAGAGACGAAAGGGGAGTTCGGAGGCGTCGGTATTCAGATCGGCGTGAAGGAAAACCGCCTGGCGGTGATCGCGCCCATCGAGGGCACGCCGGCCTATCGAGCCGGGATTAAGGCGGGCGATTTCATTACCAAGGTGAACGACGAAACGACCAAAGACCTCACGTTGATGGATGCGGTGCAGAAGATGCGCGGTCCCAAGGGTTCGAAGGTGAATTTGACGATTCAGCGGGAGGGGACATCCGATCCGCTCCAATTTACGCTGGTCCGCGACACCATTAAGATCGAGAGTGTGAAGTCGAAGGTGTTGGACAATATCGGCTACGTCCGGCTGACGCAGTTTCAGGAATCGACCGGACGGGATCTGGGCAAGGTCCTCAAACAGTTCAAAGATCTAAAGCTCCAGGCGACGATCCTGGACCTTCGCAACAATCCCGGCGGGCTGTTGACCGCGTCGGTTGAGGTCTCCGAGCAGTTTCTCCCTGGCGGCAAGCTCGTGGTCTATACCAAGGGACGCGAGAGCAAAAAGGACGAATGGATCGCCAAGGGGAAAGATCAGATGGACGATTCACCTATGATCATCCTGATCAATGAAGGATCGGCCAGTGCCTCAGAGATTGTGGCCGGCGCACTGCAAGATTACGGGCGTGCCGTGATTGTCGGCACGACGTCGTTCGGCAAGGGATCGGTGCAAACGATTCTTCCGCTGGGGGACGGGTCCGGCCTCCGCTTGACGACAGCGAAGTACTACACCCCGAAAGGGCGCTCAATCCAATCGACCGGTATCACGCCTGATATTGTCGTGAAGGCCCAACCTCCTGTGACCGTTGCGAAGGCCGGCGAGGTGGCCCCCGGTGAAAAGGATGGGGAGCCGAAGCAGGCTAAATCTGTTGTCGCACCGGGGAAAGAGCAACCGGCGGCTGCCAAGGGCCAGGACGCGAGCCAGTCAAAGGGCGGCGTTTTGCCTCAGCTTGCTCCCGTCGATGCCGTGGGCGATCCCCTGCTTGAGCAGGACGTCCAACTGCAAAAGGCGGTGGAGATGTTGAAGACCTGGAAGATCTTTAAGGAACTTCCTCGGGCGTCGTAA
- the thiE gene encoding thiamine phosphate synthase, which yields MLKLSSRLLLVTDRHQTKGRPLVPLLQRVFSVAAPIIQLRERDLSASDLVSLAREVQALTNFGGSQLLINDRIDIALALDGVGVHLRSNSLPVSVVRRLLGTDRLLGLSVHSIEEAVAAESQGADYVILGPIYETPSKQAFGAPLGIRTLEKACRAVRIPIVGIGGVTAVRAREIRQAGAFGAAVITAILGAEDVESATRELLDAVTWAP from the coding sequence ATGTTGAAACTCTCCAGCCGACTTCTGCTCGTCACGGATCGCCATCAGACGAAGGGGCGGCCTCTCGTTCCGCTTTTACAGCGTGTGTTCTCGGTCGCGGCCCCCATCATTCAACTTCGCGAGCGAGATCTCTCGGCCAGTGACCTTGTCTCGCTTGCACGGGAAGTGCAGGCCCTGACGAATTTTGGCGGATCGCAACTCCTCATCAATGACCGGATCGATATCGCCTTGGCTCTGGACGGTGTCGGCGTCCATTTGCGCAGCAATAGTCTCCCTGTGTCGGTTGTACGGCGGTTGCTGGGGACAGATCGGCTTCTGGGTCTGTCCGTGCATAGCATCGAGGAAGCGGTGGCGGCTGAGTCCCAGGGCGCAGACTATGTGATTCTTGGTCCGATCTATGAGACCCCCTCCAAGCAGGCATTCGGTGCGCCGCTCGGTATTCGGACGCTTGAAAAGGCCTGTCGGGCTGTCCGCATTCCGATTGTGGGGATCGGCGGAGTCACGGCGGTTCGCGCTCGTGAGATACGGCAGGCCGGGGCGTTCGGTGCGGCGGTGATCACGGCGATTCTTGGCGCAGAGGATGTGGAGTCGGCGACGCGCGAGTTGCTTGATGCCGTGACCTGGGCTCCATGA
- a CDS encoding peptidoglycan DD-metalloendopeptidase family protein, with the protein MTCRAWFRVGMMVWGLLALSWPMDAVADPITDKIEKERKALEQLKNKIEEKRKQADEAGKKRESLLQGIQTLDERLLQYKQAHQEISRKLRKKDQEIESINAQLAGLGISVRERQDAILARLRVQYMEGRFGYWKTLLASDSYGDFQRRLQYLSAVSERDYALMGTFKADMARMEQVERQREEARIGMLSYKQSTEKHLGEIKSVKKEKHVYLTKITQQKESYEHALQELERSASRIDSLLHELETRRRATAVRPPVAGLAPRGVKGGLPWPADGKVISFFGRQKHPTFNTYVQRRGIEIKAVEGSAIHAVMPGSVVYADWLKGYGLVIILDHANGFFSLYAHASKILAAVGAQVGAGQSIGETGDTGMTGENTLYFELREGAEPLDPLQWLARR; encoded by the coding sequence ATGACCTGTCGGGCCTGGTTCAGGGTCGGCATGATGGTCTGGGGGCTCCTGGCTCTCTCCTGGCCCATGGATGCAGTCGCCGATCCGATCACTGACAAGATCGAAAAAGAGCGGAAGGCGCTCGAACAGCTTAAAAATAAGATTGAAGAGAAACGTAAACAGGCTGATGAAGCAGGGAAGAAGCGCGAGTCGCTACTGCAGGGAATCCAGACGCTGGATGAACGGTTGCTCCAGTACAAGCAGGCGCACCAGGAGATCAGCCGGAAGCTGCGTAAAAAGGATCAGGAAATCGAATCCATCAATGCGCAGCTCGCCGGGTTGGGCATTAGCGTGCGGGAGCGGCAGGATGCGATTCTGGCGCGGTTGCGGGTTCAATATATGGAAGGGCGCTTCGGCTATTGGAAGACCCTGCTCGCCTCTGACTCGTATGGAGATTTCCAGCGGAGGCTTCAGTATCTCTCGGCCGTCTCCGAGCGGGACTATGCCCTCATGGGCACGTTCAAGGCCGATATGGCTAGGATGGAGCAGGTGGAGCGGCAGCGGGAAGAAGCGCGGATCGGGATGCTCTCATACAAGCAAAGCACCGAAAAACATCTGGGGGAGATCAAGTCGGTTAAGAAGGAAAAGCACGTCTACCTGACCAAGATCACCCAGCAAAAAGAATCCTACGAACATGCGCTCCAGGAATTGGAGCGGTCTGCCTCTCGTATCGATAGTCTGTTGCATGAGTTGGAGACGCGCCGCCGCGCAACCGCAGTCCGTCCTCCCGTCGCGGGGCTTGCCCCGCGGGGAGTGAAGGGGGGCTTGCCTTGGCCAGCCGACGGGAAAGTCATTTCCTTCTTCGGGCGCCAGAAACATCCGACCTTCAATACCTATGTGCAGCGTCGAGGTATTGAGATCAAGGCGGTCGAGGGGAGCGCCATCCATGCGGTGATGCCAGGGTCTGTCGTCTATGCGGACTGGTTGAAAGGCTACGGACTCGTTATAATCCTTGATCATGCGAACGGCTTCTTTTCGCTCTATGCCCATGCCTCGAAGATCCTTGCGGCGGTGGGGGCGCAGGTGGGCGCCGGGCAGTCGATCGGCGAAACGGGCGATACGGGCATGACGGGTGAAAATACTTTATACTTTGAGTTGCGCGAGGGGGCGGAGCCGCTGGATCCTCTCCAATGGTTGGCAAGGCGATAG
- the ftsX gene encoding permease-like cell division protein FtsX produces MLSYLLRESWVNMRTNRMTTVVAILTTAFTLACVGIFLLLYVNLRAAAGWLQDDIKIMVYLDDRLAADSIAKVEQQLRSDHAVASLLFISKEQALGEFKAQFPSESHLLEGLGQNPLPASFVVALSPSFRSSDLVKRWAERVSRITGVSKVDYNQDWIDALATVIRSIELVAVGIGVILSAAAVTIIANTIRLTLFARRDEIAILRLIGATTSFIRIPYLVEGAVLGAMGSALSLAMLKLMYELFRQEMRTTGRFAGLENLIAFFPPSVCLTLIAVGMGLGFAGSFVSIRRFGEART; encoded by the coding sequence ATGCTGTCCTATCTCCTGAGAGAATCCTGGGTCAATATGCGGACCAACCGGATGACGACGGTGGTTGCGATCCTGACCACCGCTTTTACGCTGGCTTGCGTCGGTATCTTCTTGCTTCTCTATGTCAATTTGCGGGCGGCGGCAGGATGGCTCCAGGACGATATCAAGATCATGGTGTATCTGGACGATCGGCTCGCCGCCGATTCGATTGCGAAGGTGGAGCAGCAGCTGCGGAGCGATCATGCCGTGGCCTCTCTGCTGTTCATCTCGAAAGAACAGGCGCTGGGAGAGTTCAAGGCGCAGTTTCCTTCTGAATCTCATTTGCTTGAGGGGCTGGGCCAGAATCCCTTACCGGCTTCCTTCGTGGTCGCGCTCAGTCCATCGTTCCGGTCTTCTGATTTGGTCAAGCGATGGGCGGAACGGGTGAGCCGGATCACCGGCGTCTCCAAGGTCGACTATAACCAGGACTGGATTGACGCGCTGGCCACGGTGATTCGGTCGATTGAGTTGGTTGCCGTCGGCATTGGCGTGATCCTTTCAGCTGCGGCTGTGACCATTATCGCCAATACCATTCGCCTGACCCTGTTTGCCAGGCGGGATGAGATTGCCATTCTGCGGCTCATCGGGGCCACGACCAGTTTCATTCGCATCCCCTATCTGGTGGAGGGGGCGGTGCTCGGCGCTATGGGCAGCGCGCTCTCGCTGGCCATGCTCAAATTGATGTACGAGCTGTTTAGGCAGGAAATGCGCACGACTGGGCGATTTGCCGGGCTTGAGAACCTCATCGCCTTTTTCCCACCGTCTGTCTGTCTTACCTTGATTGCAGTGGGGATGGGGCTTGGGTTCGCCGGCAGTTTCGTGTCGATCAGGCGCTTCGGCGAGGCTAGGACATGA
- the ftsE gene encoding cell division ATP-binding protein FtsE, whose amino-acid sequence MIQLIHVSKRYDQRSALSDVTLEIGKGEFVLLMGPSGAGKSTLLRLLIGAERPDEGQVFVHQKNVTTLKQSDIPYLRRKVGTVFQDFRLLSKKSVFDNVALPLLVQGVSADDISRKVMEALRAVGIEHKRDQLPAGLSTGEQQRVCIARAIVNGPVLLLADEPTGNLDPALTVEIIELFKTINARGTTVVVATHDPLVMAQANRRVLTLSQGRLLPEQGVSA is encoded by the coding sequence ATGATCCAATTAATCCACGTGTCGAAACGGTATGATCAGCGGTCGGCGCTCTCCGACGTCACTCTTGAGATCGGCAAAGGAGAGTTCGTCCTGCTCATGGGGCCCAGCGGAGCAGGCAAGTCGACCCTCTTGCGGCTGCTCATCGGGGCGGAACGGCCCGATGAGGGGCAGGTCTTCGTCCATCAGAAAAACGTGACCACGCTGAAGCAGTCCGACATTCCCTATTTGCGCCGCAAGGTGGGAACGGTGTTCCAAGACTTTCGGCTCTTGTCGAAGAAGTCCGTCTTCGACAATGTGGCGCTGCCCTTGCTGGTGCAAGGCGTGTCTGCCGACGACATCAGCCGGAAAGTCATGGAGGCTTTGCGGGCGGTCGGGATCGAGCATAAGCGGGACCAGCTTCCGGCCGGCCTTTCGACGGGGGAGCAGCAACGGGTCTGCATTGCGCGCGCGATCGTGAATGGCCCGGTTCTCCTGTTGGCCGATGAGCCGACCGGCAATTTAGACCCGGCCCTGACCGTTGAGATTATCGAGCTGTTCAAAACTATTAATGCGCGCGGCACGACGGTTGTCGTGGCGACGCATGATCCTCTCGTCATGGCGCAGGCGAATCGGCGGGTGCTTACCTTGTCACAGGGCCGGTTGTTGCCGGAGCAGGGGGTGTCGGCGTGA
- a CDS encoding thiazole synthase, with protein MQNDPLIIAGREFKSRLWVGTGKYKDFAETKKAIEASGADVVTVAVRRVNITDRSKENLLDYLDPKKYIILPNTAGCYNVEDALRYARLARAAGVSDLIKLEVLGDERTLFPDTAGLIEAARILVKEGFIVLPYTNDDPIVAQKLVDVGCPAVMPLAAPIGSGLGIRNPYNLKIIMEMIKVPIIVDAGVGTASDAAFAMELGADAVLMNTAIAGAKDPIAMAEAMKYGVYAGRLAYKAGRIPRKLYATASSPIEGML; from the coding sequence ATGCAGAATGATCCGTTGATCATTGCCGGTCGTGAGTTTAAGTCCCGGCTGTGGGTTGGGACCGGAAAGTATAAGGACTTTGCCGAAACCAAGAAAGCCATTGAGGCGTCCGGCGCAGACGTGGTGACGGTGGCGGTGCGGCGCGTGAACATCACCGATCGCTCCAAAGAGAACCTGCTCGATTATCTTGACCCGAAGAAGTACATCATCCTTCCTAACACAGCCGGCTGTTACAACGTGGAAGATGCGCTGCGCTATGCCCGTTTGGCCAGGGCCGCCGGCGTGTCAGATTTGATCAAGCTGGAAGTGCTCGGCGACGAGCGGACGCTGTTCCCCGATACGGCGGGATTGATCGAAGCGGCGAGGATTCTCGTCAAGGAAGGCTTTATTGTCCTGCCCTATACGAATGACGATCCGATTGTGGCGCAGAAGCTGGTGGACGTCGGCTGTCCTGCCGTCATGCCCTTGGCCGCGCCGATCGGGTCTGGCCTCGGGATTCGGAATCCCTATAACCTCAAGATCATTATGGAGATGATCAAGGTGCCGATCATCGTGGATGCGGGAGTCGGGACCGCTTCCGATGCAGCCTTTGCGATGGAACTGGGGGCGGACGCCGTTCTCATGAATACGGCTATCGCCGGTGCCAAAGATCCCATTGCCATGGCCGAGGCGATGAAATACGGAGTCTATGCCGGGCGGTTGGCCTATAAAGCCGGACGTATCCCGAGAAAGCTGTACGCGACGGCGAGTAGCCCGATCGAAGGGATGCTCTAG
- the thiS gene encoding sulfur carrier protein ThiS: MAETIQIQVNGEARACRADATVGDLLRDLAIKTERVAVELNLEILDRKDFDGRSLHAGDRLEILSFIGGGAPMGSHVRERGFVHAE, translated from the coding sequence ATGGCAGAGACGATTCAAATTCAGGTGAATGGCGAAGCCCGGGCCTGTCGGGCCGATGCCACGGTCGGGGATCTGCTGCGGGATCTCGCCATCAAGACTGAACGCGTAGCAGTAGAGTTGAACTTGGAAATATTGGATCGCAAAGATTTCGATGGTCGAAGTCTTCACGCGGGCGATCGATTGGAAATTTTGAGCTTCATCGGCGGCGGCGCGCCGATGGGTTCTCACGTCAGGGAGAGGGGTTTCGTCCATGCAGAATGA
- a CDS encoding helix-hairpin-helix domain-containing protein, with protein MMSTPQQNQQIATIFRSMAERLASQRANPYRVRAYRKAADTIESLEEDIATVAARQALEELDGIGRDLADKIEEFLKTGRIQAYEALRTPLPETVKAWAQLPGLSESLVAYLYTRLCITTLTDLEQLVRSHLLRTVPGFSGSEERLLEAITASQQPVPLTTPEEVP; from the coding sequence ATGATGTCTACCCCGCAACAGAACCAGCAGATCGCCACCATCTTTCGGTCGATGGCGGAACGGTTAGCGTCGCAGCGGGCGAACCCCTATCGAGTCAGGGCCTACCGAAAGGCAGCCGATACCATCGAAAGCTTGGAGGAAGACATTGCAACAGTCGCCGCACGACAGGCGCTGGAAGAACTTGATGGTATAGGCCGTGACCTGGCGGATAAAATTGAAGAGTTTCTCAAAACCGGCAGGATCCAGGCCTATGAAGCCTTGAGAACGCCACTCCCCGAAACCGTGAAGGCCTGGGCTCAACTCCCTGGACTGTCCGAATCGCTCGTGGCCTACCTCTACACCAGACTCTGCATCACCACCTTGACCGATCTGGAACAACTGGTACGGTCGCATCTACTGCGCACCGTGCCAGGGTTCTCAGGATCGGAAGAACGGCTGCTGGAGGCGATTACCGCCTCGCAACAGCCGGTCCCTCTTACGACGCCCGAGGAAGTTCCTTAA